Proteins encoded within one genomic window of Haladaptatus sp. QDMS2:
- a CDS encoding DUF4397 domain-containing protein: MLACCKTYRAVLAVLLALTVIGSVATIGGAFAQEEPTAGDEIPTQERTYLRVIHASPDAPSVDVYVENESVLENVSFSTVSDYLTLAAGSYNVTITAAGDREAEVFNGTLTLDARSINTVIATGEVSALGTNESTAFAPKVFEDDAYTPAENESALSVIHLSPDAPAVDVTTTVNNTTIVLADNVSFGNGTEYLTVPAGNYTVDIRAASDDNNGTVVTSVDVTLESGVAYSALAVGYLDPDSATGDAPFEVLLIEDATVTVVLPGEEPSDDDGEVPEDPDSPAS, translated from the coding sequence TTGCTGGCATGTTGCAAAACCTATCGAGCAGTACTCGCCGTACTGCTCGCGCTCACCGTCATTGGGAGCGTCGCCACCATTGGCGGGGCGTTCGCCCAGGAAGAGCCGACAGCGGGAGACGAAATCCCGACACAGGAACGAACTTACCTTCGCGTGATTCACGCCTCGCCCGACGCGCCGAGCGTTGACGTCTACGTAGAGAACGAGAGCGTTCTCGAGAACGTGTCCTTCTCGACCGTAAGCGATTATCTGACGCTCGCCGCGGGGTCGTACAACGTGACGATTACCGCAGCCGGTGACCGCGAAGCGGAGGTGTTCAACGGAACGCTCACCCTTGACGCACGGAGCATCAACACGGTCATCGCGACCGGTGAGGTGAGTGCGCTCGGAACGAACGAGAGCACGGCCTTCGCCCCGAAGGTGTTCGAAGACGACGCCTACACGCCCGCCGAAAACGAGTCGGCGCTGAGCGTCATCCACCTGTCGCCCGACGCGCCAGCCGTGGACGTGACGACGACGGTCAATAACACGACCATCGTCCTCGCTGACAACGTGAGCTTTGGCAACGGGACGGAGTACCTGACCGTGCCTGCCGGCAACTACACTGTGGACATCCGGGCCGCATCCGACGATAACAACGGCACCGTGGTCACCTCTGTCGACGTGACCCTCGAAAGCGGCGTCGCCTACTCCGCGCTCGCCGTTGGGTACCTCGACCCCGATTCGGCAACCGGTGACGCACCGTTCGAGGTCCTCCTCATCGAGGACGCCACCGTGACGGTCGTCCTCCCCGGTGAAGAGCCGTCTGACGACGACGGAGAAGTGCCTGAAGATCCCGACTCGCCTGCGAGTTAG
- a CDS encoding Nif3-like dinuclear metal center hexameric protein, which translates to MQLSELVSRYDDRLRTADYAAFDASANGLQVGPEDKEVTTVAFGVDAAVSTIEAAARADADVFVVHHGLSWGGFDRVTGSTYERIRLLVENDIALYVSHLPLDGHEELGNAAGIADVLELENRERFGAEATEYIGVRGTAPEPFSVTDLREELVGLDNGGQRVQVLEHGPAEIEDIGIITGSGTDWIPEAEATGVDALITGEGKQQAYHNSKEAGIHVFLAGHYATETFGVRALQQLAEEWGLETTFIGEPTGL; encoded by the coding sequence CCGAACGGCCGACTACGCCGCCTTCGACGCGAGCGCCAACGGTTTGCAGGTCGGGCCGGAAGACAAGGAAGTCACGACGGTGGCTTTCGGCGTGGACGCCGCCGTTTCGACCATCGAGGCCGCCGCACGAGCAGACGCGGACGTGTTCGTCGTCCACCACGGGCTCTCGTGGGGTGGCTTCGACCGCGTGACCGGCTCCACATACGAACGAATCCGCCTCCTCGTCGAGAACGACATCGCACTCTACGTCTCTCACCTTCCGCTCGACGGGCACGAGGAACTCGGCAACGCCGCCGGTATCGCCGACGTGCTCGAACTCGAAAACCGCGAGCGATTCGGCGCGGAGGCCACCGAGTACATCGGCGTTCGCGGAACCGCGCCAGAACCGTTCTCCGTGACCGACCTCCGCGAGGAACTCGTCGGCCTCGACAACGGTGGCCAGCGCGTGCAGGTACTCGAACACGGCCCCGCGGAAATCGAGGACATCGGCATCATCACCGGCAGCGGGACGGACTGGATTCCGGAGGCAGAAGCGACGGGCGTGGACGCACTCATCACGGGCGAGGGGAAACAGCAGGCGTATCACAACTCGAAAGAAGCGGGTATTCACGTCTTCCTCGCGGGCCACTACGCCACCGAAACCTTTGGCGTCCGTGCCCTCCAGCAACTCGCAGAGGAGTGGGGACTGGAGACGACCTTCATCGGAGAACCGACCGGACTCTGA
- a CDS encoding glutamate-cysteine ligase family protein: MMNTGIEIEFWVVDDDGRLCNGHDLTDAHDKVEPEFVGPLIEVRTDPHETATALRRDLQDTLRKTIQYADTLEKQLVPLGTPLTDATVPAKKGRGHLFEDIYEDGVKSAKNCAGTHVHFEKGNVCRQLNLLTALDPALALVSSSPYYCGEREVDSSRAAAYRKKCGSDFERYCDLRGYADNVEAWNEQTEDAYEAFKTLAAERGVAEEDVCEHFSAENTVLNPVRLRHEQPTVEWRAPDSTLPSQAVQLAMDVRDVVTQTETKPLEIGTTGVQFDRIGVPTFEQLQSVSQQAIRWGLDSGMVCNYLEAMGFDPSAYEPISQELRGPGTLKESEARTIRRQYADRLRADVELLATPAPPRAGGDGNLMAGHTRQVADADSNV; this comes from the coding sequence ATGATGAATACAGGAATCGAGATCGAGTTCTGGGTCGTCGACGACGACGGACGACTTTGTAACGGCCACGATCTCACTGACGCGCATGACAAGGTGGAACCCGAGTTCGTCGGGCCACTGATCGAGGTGCGGACAGACCCGCACGAAACAGCGACTGCACTCCGACGAGATTTACAGGACACGCTTCGGAAAACGATTCAGTACGCGGACACGCTCGAAAAGCAACTCGTCCCACTCGGGACGCCGCTCACCGACGCAACGGTGCCGGCCAAGAAGGGGCGCGGGCATCTCTTCGAGGACATCTACGAAGACGGCGTCAAGAGCGCGAAAAACTGCGCCGGCACGCACGTTCACTTCGAGAAGGGGAACGTCTGTCGGCAACTCAACCTGCTTACGGCGCTCGACCCCGCACTCGCGCTCGTGAGTTCCTCGCCGTACTACTGCGGCGAGCGAGAGGTGGACTCTTCGCGGGCCGCTGCTTACCGCAAGAAGTGCGGATCGGACTTCGAACGCTACTGCGACCTGCGCGGGTACGCAGACAACGTCGAGGCCTGGAACGAGCAGACCGAGGATGCCTACGAGGCGTTCAAAACCCTCGCTGCAGAGCGCGGTGTGGCAGAGGAAGACGTCTGTGAACACTTCAGCGCAGAGAACACCGTGTTGAACCCGGTCCGTCTGCGTCACGAACAGCCGACCGTCGAGTGGCGGGCACCCGACTCGACGCTGCCGAGCCAGGCGGTTCAATTGGCCATGGACGTGCGCGACGTCGTCACCCAGACGGAGACGAAGCCACTCGAAATTGGCACGACGGGCGTCCAGTTCGACCGCATCGGCGTCCCCACGTTCGAACAGTTGCAGTCCGTCAGCCAGCAGGCGATTCGGTGGGGGCTCGATTCGGGGATGGTGTGCAACTACCTGGAAGCGATGGGCTTCGACCCGTCGGCCTACGAGCCGATTTCCCAGGAATTGCGCGGGCCGGGCACGCTTAAAGAGTCAGAAGCGCGAACGATTCGCCGTCAGTACGCAGACCGGCTCCGGGCAGACGTAGAACTGCTGGCGACCCCTGCACCACCCCGTGCGGGCGGCGACGGCAACTTGATGGCCGGGCACACGCGGCAAGTCGCGGACGCAGACAGTAACGTCTGA
- a CDS encoding formate/nitrite transporter family protein, translated as MSTDGEGEPSGASLSYENVLDREMENALKELSRPSEGLFLSGLAAGLNVSFGALFMGMVLTFSPSFPSPLVKHLLLAGASAVGFLFVILGQTELFTAHTTLAVLPVLDGRSSLADLGHLWGVVYVANLVGCGLFAALIAVLGPSLGIVTPAAFASIADSLLGLPWWTVLLSGVVAGWLMGLVTWLVAASRDTISRIVIVLVVTTTIGFGPFHHALLGTTELLSAMFLGTGVTAVQYGTVLFWTTLGNVLGGSVFVAGLNYGHAARAGKDVSVTTDA; from the coding sequence ATGAGTACTGATGGGGAGGGAGAGCCATCGGGGGCGTCGCTGTCGTACGAAAACGTCCTCGACCGCGAGATGGAGAACGCGCTAAAGGAATTGAGTCGGCCGAGTGAGGGATTGTTCCTCTCGGGACTCGCCGCCGGACTCAACGTCAGTTTCGGGGCGCTGTTCATGGGCATGGTATTGACGTTCTCGCCGTCGTTTCCCTCCCCGCTGGTCAAACATCTCCTGCTCGCGGGCGCATCGGCGGTTGGCTTTCTCTTCGTCATCCTCGGGCAGACCGAACTGTTCACCGCCCACACGACGCTCGCCGTGTTGCCCGTCCTCGACGGTCGGTCGTCGCTTGCGGACCTCGGGCACCTGTGGGGCGTCGTGTACGTCGCGAACCTCGTTGGATGTGGACTCTTCGCGGCGCTCATCGCCGTGCTCGGCCCGTCGCTCGGCATCGTCACGCCTGCGGCGTTCGCCAGCATCGCCGATTCGCTGCTCGGCCTTCCGTGGTGGACCGTCCTCCTGAGTGGCGTTGTCGCCGGGTGGCTCATGGGCCTCGTGACGTGGCTCGTCGCCGCGAGTCGAGACACCATCAGCCGGATTGTTATCGTTCTCGTCGTCACCACGACCATCGGGTTCGGGCCGTTCCATCACGCGCTGCTTGGGACGACCGAACTCCTCTCCGCGATGTTCCTCGGAACCGGGGTAACCGCTGTGCAGTACGGCACCGTACTCTTCTGGACGACGCTCGGCAATGTCCTCGGAGGGAGCGTATTCGTCGCCGGCCTCAATTACGGGCACGCCGCCCGGGCTGGCAAGGACGTGTCTGTAACCACAGACGCGTGA
- a CDS encoding GNAT family N-acetyltransferase: protein MARSNSADSGAKGVAILRSIDEVNENQWNNLVTHADQGTLFHRHEWLAAIENGLDYEPRHVVVRKDTNPVAIMPNFVSALAVPNDVANLLASSLEISVMKSGGIGYGGPIITNNERENIDLLFDALEATTEPQILYHLISTADLGQIRYGQYLRSRGYEPKSNVATFFIDLSAGWEDILAGMDKSRRKDIRRSHEQDYHVEITPIGSDMCRTYDMYEKNTRRVGGNLIPFSFFETLRDYVPDRVRVFTATVDGEIVGRYVYLLDTEKSILHHWFSAIPERECYDHYPSELMHTRAIKWGIEQGFKEYSFGAAGSHFDNSVFRFKTQYGAKAVPVLRWERGTNPLVWPLFKFGRQRFVAKEL, encoded by the coding sequence ATGGCCCGGAGCAACTCTGCTGACTCGGGGGCGAAAGGGGTGGCTATCCTCAGGAGTATCGACGAGGTGAACGAGAACCAGTGGAACAACCTCGTGACCCACGCCGACCAGGGAACGCTGTTCCATCGCCACGAGTGGCTCGCGGCTATCGAGAACGGACTCGACTACGAACCCCGCCACGTCGTCGTGCGCAAAGATACCAATCCGGTCGCCATCATGCCCAACTTCGTCTCGGCGTTAGCAGTCCCGAACGACGTCGCTAATCTTCTCGCTTCGTCGCTCGAAATCTCGGTGATGAAGTCGGGTGGAATCGGATACGGCGGCCCGATTATCACCAACAACGAACGCGAGAACATCGACCTGCTCTTCGACGCCCTCGAAGCCACGACCGAACCCCAAATCCTGTATCACCTTATCTCGACGGCCGACCTCGGACAGATCCGCTACGGGCAGTATCTGCGGTCCCGCGGCTACGAACCGAAATCGAACGTCGCCACGTTCTTTATCGACCTTTCGGCGGGTTGGGAGGACATCCTCGCGGGGATGGACAAATCTCGGCGAAAAGACATCAGACGATCACACGAACAGGACTACCACGTCGAGATAACGCCGATAGGCTCCGACATGTGCCGAACGTACGACATGTACGAGAAGAATACGAGACGGGTAGGCGGAAACCTCATCCCGTTCTCGTTTTTCGAAACGCTTCGGGACTACGTTCCCGACCGCGTGCGTGTGTTCACGGCCACCGTAGACGGGGAGATAGTAGGTCGATACGTCTACCTCCTCGATACCGAAAAATCGATTCTTCATCATTGGTTTTCGGCGATTCCAGAGCGCGAGTGTTACGACCACTATCCCTCCGAACTCATGCACACCCGCGCCATCAAGTGGGGCATAGAACAGGGGTTCAAAGAGTACAGTTTCGGCGCCGCAGGCTCTCACTTCGACAATTCGGTGTTTCGCTTCAAAACCCAATACGGCGCGAAAGCGGTCCCAGTCCTCCGCTGGGAGCGAGGGACGAACCCGCTCGTGTGGCCGCTTTTTAAGTTTGGTCGGCAGAGGTTCGTTGCGAAGGAGTTGTAG
- a CDS encoding NUDIX hydrolase, producing the protein MSWRDIRPVVLGLVRRNDEILVGRGYDPESDEVFWRPLGGGMQFGESSEETVCREFEEELGVELETVEFLSHIENRFTFDGEQGHEIVLLYEGDLADDDVYEAESMTGYEEELDEEFEVRWLPLADFESGDRTLYPEAVVDVAKNERCDGA; encoded by the coding sequence ATGAGTTGGCGCGACATTCGCCCGGTGGTGCTCGGCCTCGTCCGACGGAACGACGAGATACTGGTGGGTCGAGGATACGACCCCGAAAGCGACGAAGTGTTCTGGCGACCACTCGGCGGGGGAATGCAGTTCGGCGAGTCCAGCGAGGAGACGGTGTGCCGGGAGTTCGAAGAAGAACTCGGCGTCGAACTCGAAACGGTCGAGTTCCTCTCACACATCGAGAATCGGTTTACCTTCGACGGCGAGCAGGGCCACGAAATCGTCCTGCTGTACGAGGGCGACCTCGCGGACGACGATGTGTACGAAGCCGAGTCGATGACCGGCTACGAGGAGGAATTAGACGAGGAGTTCGAGGTTCGGTGGCTACCGCTCGCCGATTTCGAGTCGGGTGACAGAACGCTCTATCCGGAAGCGGTGGTGGATGTCGCAAAGAATGAGCGATGCGATGGGGCTTAG
- a CDS encoding helix-turn-helix domain-containing protein, which produces MTVIVRGSIPADEFALNHVLCSYPDVEFDIERVVKSGEDAVMPLVWVRGTDREDFEQLLEEDETVNSVSLLADLGDEYLYRMEWVDQVILLLDMLTSSKATILDAYGRNDRWTLRVMYPDRERFSDNYDFAEDVGVTFEIESIRELDEEPAGRFGLTKSQYETLITAVEHGYFEVPRDSSLEDLAEKFDVSHQALSERLRRGMKALVEDALVIGHVDEDEE; this is translated from the coding sequence ATGACCGTCATCGTACGCGGGTCCATCCCCGCAGATGAATTCGCCCTGAACCACGTCCTGTGTTCCTATCCGGATGTGGAGTTCGACATCGAACGCGTGGTGAAAAGCGGGGAAGACGCCGTCATGCCACTCGTCTGGGTTCGAGGGACAGACCGTGAGGACTTCGAGCAACTGTTGGAGGAAGACGAGACGGTCAATTCGGTCTCACTGCTCGCCGACCTCGGCGACGAGTACCTCTATCGCATGGAGTGGGTGGACCAGGTAATCTTGCTCCTCGATATGCTCACCAGTTCGAAAGCGACGATTCTCGACGCTTACGGCCGCAACGACCGCTGGACCCTTCGGGTGATGTACCCCGACCGCGAGCGATTTTCAGACAACTACGACTTCGCCGAAGACGTGGGCGTCACCTTCGAAATCGAATCCATCCGCGAACTCGACGAGGAACCCGCCGGCCGGTTCGGTCTCACGAAGAGCCAGTACGAGACGCTCATCACCGCCGTTGAACACGGCTACTTCGAGGTTCCACGCGACAGTTCGTTAGAAGACCTCGCCGAAAAATTCGACGTGTCTCACCAGGCGCTTTCAGAGCGCCTCCGCAGGGGCATGAAAGCACTCGTCGAAGACGCGCTCGTCATCGGGCACGTCGACGAAGACGAAGAATAG
- a CDS encoding alpha/beta fold hydrolase: MADIASVLDAGLADVQVEVMEGTAHVPPLEKPEEFNALLRSFLKRFSL, encoded by the coding sequence ATGGCAGACATTGCGTCGGTGTTGGACGCGGGCTTGGCGGATGTGCAGGTTGAAGTCATGGAAGGGACGGCGCATGTGCCGCCGCTCGAGAAGCCGGAGGAGTTCAATGCGTTGTTGCGGTCGTTTTTAAAACGATTTTCTCTGTAG
- a CDS encoding spermidine synthase: MATRTARLPALPPKPELAVFASGMTSMGLEILAGRMIAPQYGSSIFTWGSIIGVFLAALSLGYYRGGRLAAKRASTRRLVRLLLGTALYVAVLIFAGEVLLRAAGAFPLPSRFASLPAVVLLFGPPTYLLGFVSPYAAELSETESTGAASGRVYAVGTVGSIVGAFGTTFILIPELSIDQIGLVLGLIAVGAAVLVARPDITTDQALGSAAVTLLLVAAVGSGAAGVSIEGRIVYETQTPYQELQVIDLGGTRTLYLDGQRHSAMDLDNPSRHVFTYTRYFHLPLLMTDDVDRVLFIGGGGFTGPKRFVEDYDVTVDVVEIDPEVISVAKEYFAVEESDRLRIHNMDGRQFLQQTDETYDLIILDAYKMDKVPFQLTTEEFMRLAESRLSDDGVLFANIISAPQGAASQFYRAEYKTMAQVFPQVYSFPTVDATVIQNIEVVATKNATVLTQEELLARNANRDIGIDLSSELRTYRNSENVENVPVLRDDRAPVDDLLDPLIGQRYVVQEADNRTTVAPAALAG; this comes from the coding sequence ATGGCCACCCGCACCGCCCGCCTGCCCGCGTTACCCCCAAAGCCGGAACTGGCCGTGTTCGCCTCGGGGATGACCAGTATGGGACTGGAAATCCTCGCCGGCCGGATGATTGCCCCACAGTACGGAAGCAGCATTTTCACCTGGGGGAGTATCATCGGCGTCTTTCTCGCGGCGCTCAGTCTCGGCTACTACCGCGGCGGCCGCCTCGCGGCAAAACGCGCCTCGACCAGACGCCTCGTCCGTCTCCTGCTCGGCACCGCGTTGTACGTCGCCGTCCTGATTTTCGCCGGCGAGGTACTGTTGCGTGCAGCAGGGGCGTTTCCACTCCCCAGCCGATTCGCGTCGCTGCCCGCCGTGGTTCTCCTGTTCGGGCCGCCGACCTACCTGCTCGGGTTCGTGAGCCCCTACGCCGCCGAACTCTCTGAGACGGAGAGCACGGGTGCGGCCTCTGGCCGCGTCTACGCGGTCGGGACGGTCGGCAGCATCGTCGGGGCGTTCGGGACGACGTTCATCCTCATTCCTGAGTTGAGTATCGACCAGATTGGTCTCGTTCTCGGCCTCATCGCCGTCGGCGCGGCCGTCCTCGTCGCCCGCCCCGACATCACGACCGACCAGGCACTCGGGAGCGCGGCGGTGACGCTCTTACTCGTCGCCGCTGTCGGCAGCGGCGCAGCCGGGGTCAGCATCGAGGGACGCATCGTCTACGAGACGCAAACCCCCTACCAGGAACTCCAGGTCATCGACCTCGGCGGCACGCGCACGCTGTACCTCGACGGCCAGCGACACAGCGCGATGGACCTCGACAATCCCTCTCGACACGTGTTCACCTACACGCGCTATTTTCACCTTCCGCTGCTCATGACTGACGACGTAGACCGCGTGCTGTTCATCGGCGGCGGTGGATTCACCGGACCGAAACGGTTCGTCGAGGACTACGACGTGACCGTGGACGTGGTGGAAATCGACCCCGAGGTCATCTCGGTGGCAAAAGAGTACTTCGCGGTCGAAGAATCGGACCGCCTTCGCATCCACAACATGGACGGCCGTCAGTTCCTCCAGCAGACGGACGAAACGTACGACCTCATCATCCTCGACGCCTACAAGATGGACAAAGTTCCCTTCCAGTTGACCACCGAGGAGTTCATGCGACTGGCCGAAAGCCGGCTCTCAGATGACGGTGTGCTCTTTGCGAACATCATCTCCGCGCCACAGGGAGCGGCCTCGCAGTTCTACCGCGCCGAGTACAAGACGATGGCGCAGGTGTTTCCGCAGGTGTACAGTTTTCCAACGGTAGACGCCACGGTCATCCAGAACATCGAGGTGGTGGCCACGAAGAACGCGACGGTGCTCACCCAGGAGGAGTTGCTCGCCCGGAACGCAAACCGTGACATCGGTATCGACCTCAGCAGCGAACTCCGGACCTATCGCAACAGCGAAAACGTCGAGAACGTGCCCGTGCTGCGCGACGACCGCGCACCGGTCGACGACCTGCTCGACCCGCTTATCGGCCAGCGATACGTGGTCCAGGAGGCCGACAATCGCACGACAGTCGCGCCAGCTGCACTCGCCGGGTGA
- a CDS encoding cold-shock protein, translating to MVNGKVDFFNDTGGYGFIATDESDDDVFFHMEDVGGEDLTEGTEIEFDIEQAPKGPRAKNVTRVN from the coding sequence ATGGTAAACGGTAAAGTTGATTTCTTCAACGACACTGGCGGCTACGGTTTCATCGCGACTGACGAATCTGACGACGACGTATTCTTCCACATGGAAGACGTTGGCGGCGAGGACCTCACGGAAGGCACCGAGATCGAGTTCGACATCGAACAGGCCCCGAAAGGCCCTCGCGCGAAGAACGTCACCCGCGTCAACTAA
- a CDS encoding deoxyhypusine synthase yields the protein MSDDADHELPPREEFHHDPIGHTDVWAGMTVGDLVSEYGKAGIGAADLHEAVDIYAEMIGDDDVTNFFGLAGAMVPTGMRKIVADLIRDGHIDVLVTTGANLTHDAIEAIGGKHHHGREHDGESSPREFDEKLRDEWVDRIYNVYLPQEHFTAFEGHLRAEVFPNVDETVTIQQLTEELGRANAVVNEREGIEEDAGIAAAAYENDVPIYVPAIQDSVLGLQAWMYSQVNDFSLDALSDMTGLTDIAFDAEKAAAMVVGGGVPKNFVLQTMLVVPEAYNYAVQLTMDPPNTGGLSGATLDEARSWGKLEKAARNVSVYADATITLPLVVAGARERISE from the coding sequence ATGAGCGACGACGCAGACCACGAACTCCCGCCCCGCGAGGAGTTCCACCACGACCCAATCGGACACACCGACGTGTGGGCCGGCATGACCGTTGGCGACCTCGTCTCCGAGTACGGCAAGGCAGGCATTGGCGCGGCGGACCTCCACGAAGCGGTGGACATCTACGCCGAGATGATCGGCGACGACGACGTGACCAACTTTTTCGGCCTCGCCGGGGCGATGGTCCCGACGGGGATGCGAAAAATCGTCGCCGACCTCATCCGCGACGGCCACATCGACGTGCTCGTGACGACCGGCGCGAACCTCACCCACGACGCCATCGAGGCAATCGGCGGCAAGCACCACCACGGCCGCGAACACGACGGCGAATCCTCTCCTCGCGAGTTCGACGAAAAGCTCCGCGACGAGTGGGTCGACCGCATCTACAACGTCTACCTCCCGCAAGAGCACTTCACCGCGTTCGAGGGTCACCTGCGCGCTGAGGTGTTCCCGAACGTAGACGAGACGGTCACCATCCAGCAACTCACCGAGGAACTCGGCCGAGCGAACGCCGTGGTCAACGAGCGTGAGGGTATCGAGGAGGACGCTGGCATCGCCGCGGCCGCCTACGAAAATGACGTGCCAATCTACGTTCCCGCAATTCAGGACTCGGTCCTCGGCCTACAGGCGTGGATGTACTCGCAGGTCAACGACTTCAGTCTCGACGCGCTCTCCGACATGACTGGCCTCACGGACATCGCGTTCGACGCCGAGAAGGCGGCTGCGATGGTCGTCGGCGGCGGCGTCCCGAAGAATTTCGTCCTCCAGACGATGCTCGTGGTGCCAGAAGCCTACAACTACGCCGTCCAGCTCACGATGGACCCACCGAACACGGGTGGCCTCTCCGGGGCGACGCTCGACGAAGCGCGGTCATGGGGAAAGTTGGAGAAGGCGGCGCGGAACGTTTCGGTGTATGCAGACGCCACAATCACACTGCCGCTGGTGGTTGCAGGGGCGCGTGAACGGATTTCGGAGTAA
- a CDS encoding sulfite exporter TauE/SafE family protein — protein MTAASPASRIQRTFLKYQHVFVFAAPVLFVLGVFFAAPTPTGTDSAYWLEYWWLFPFFLLGATIVNTVGISGSAMFVPFLIFLFPVFAFNLEPETIVKIGLISESFGLSSSAIAFIQYGLVDRRLALTLVGGSIPFVIGGALLSFVIPEPIFQFLLGLALIAASALLFKADLGHEDSESTDSGADPAVTDGGQSLPDDDDKLGPAGVDVNNGTVTRVDKDGNAYRYSRSGYGERFANYSVGGVFQGLAGFGIGELGIISMLRSNVPVKVAIGTNHIVVALTAVLASLVHVFGGGLVGGHEMDLASTPWNMVVWTVPATVTGGQIAPYVASSLDTGAIKKGVGMLFAIIAVALFGISAGGL, from the coding sequence ATGACCGCGGCTTCACCTGCAAGTCGAATCCAACGGACATTCCTCAAGTACCAGCACGTATTCGTTTTCGCCGCGCCGGTTCTGTTCGTTCTCGGGGTATTCTTTGCCGCTCCGACGCCGACGGGGACTGACAGTGCCTACTGGCTCGAATACTGGTGGTTGTTCCCCTTCTTCCTGCTCGGAGCGACCATCGTCAACACCGTCGGCATCAGTGGTTCCGCCATGTTCGTGCCGTTTCTCATCTTCCTGTTTCCGGTGTTCGCGTTCAACCTGGAACCCGAGACTATCGTGAAAATCGGGCTCATCAGCGAGTCGTTCGGCCTGTCGAGTTCGGCCATCGCGTTCATCCAGTACGGCCTCGTCGACCGCCGATTAGCCCTCACGCTGGTCGGTGGCTCGATTCCGTTCGTCATCGGTGGGGCGCTCTTGTCGTTCGTCATCCCCGAGCCAATCTTCCAGTTCCTGCTCGGCCTCGCGCTTATCGCCGCGTCGGCGCTCCTGTTCAAAGCCGACTTGGGCCACGAGGATTCAGAGAGCACGGACAGTGGTGCTGACCCCGCGGTCACCGACGGCGGCCAGTCGCTCCCCGACGACGACGACAAACTCGGCCCGGCGGGCGTCGACGTAAATAACGGCACCGTCACGCGCGTCGACAAGGACGGGAACGCCTACCGCTACTCCCGTTCGGGATACGGCGAACGCTTCGCAAACTACAGCGTCGGCGGCGTGTTCCAGGGACTCGCTGGGTTCGGCATCGGCGAACTGGGCATCATCTCGATGCTTCGGTCGAACGTGCCCGTCAAGGTCGCCATCGGGACGAACCACATCGTCGTCGCACTCACGGCGGTGCTCGCCTCGCTCGTCCACGTCTTCGGCGGCGGCCTCGTCGGTGGTCACGAGATGGACCTCGCCTCTACACCGTGGAACATGGTCGTCTGGACGGTTCCGGCGACGGTGACTGGCGGACAGATTGCCCCGTACGTCGCTTCCAGCCTCGATACGGGCGCCATCAAGAAGGGCGTCGGCATGTTGTTCGCCATCATCGCGGTGGCACTGTTCGGCATCTCGGCCGGCGGCCTGTAA